The Stigmatella ashevillena genomic sequence CTCGTGCCGGGTCGGATCGAACATCAGCCCGAGCACCGTGCCGCTGTGCCCGCAGTTGACGCCCAGCACACCCAGCTCGCGCGTGGCCCGCAGCAGCTCCTCCAGCCACGGCTTGTGGAGCACTTCCTGGTGGAGGCGCGCGCTCAGGGTGGCCCCCTCGGCGACGAGCACGGGCACCTGGCGGCGGAAGCCCTGCCGGACCAGATCCACGGCGCGGAGCATCTGCGCCTGGGAGGCACGCGCATGCGCCCGGGCCCGCTCCCGGTCAAAGCCGAGCGTGTCGACCTCGCCGCCCGTGTCGATGATCACGAACGCCAGCGGAGGCGGAGACCCGAGGAACTCGAGGACCTCGCCCCGGATGTGATCATAAATGACCGAGCCGGGGTAGAAGAGCGCATCCGACGGCTCGATGTCCGCGGCGATGCGCGCCACCAAATGGGGGGGCAGCGTCTGTCCCAGCGCATCCGCACACGCGTGCAGTGCGGCGGCCAGATCCGCCGTGCTCGAGGCCAGCCCCTTGCTGCGAGGCACGGGGGAGTCCACCCACATCCGGGCCCCCAGGTGCTTCGCCCCCAGGGTCCGCAGCAGCAGGCTCACGGCCTTCGACGTCTTGCCGTAGTTGCGATCGGACTCGACCCGGACGTCTTCCCATTCCGGTGAAAGTTTGATCGACACCTTGCTGTGCAGCTCGATGGGGCTCGTGATGAGAAAATCTCGCCCCCCCAAGAAGCCTTGGACCAACTCTCCGCACGTCACCGGCGCCATGGCCATCGCCGAGCGGGTTTCAACCACCTCTTGCCCCAGCTGCCGCGCCGCTGAATTCAGCCCGGTTCTCATATCGAGATACACAATGCTCGACAGAACAGAAAGGGTCAATAGGCAGGATTGTCTGGACAAAGACGACAACCCTGCTTTATCGCCATACTATGTCCTGCAACCACCCGTGAAACTCATCCCCGGTCCCGGCGGACCGTGACTTTCCGGCCCCTCAGGGTGGCTTGACGCAGCGCGGTGACGATCTGGTTGGCGAAGGGCTCTGGGACTTCCACGAGCGAGAAGGTGTCGGCGATCTGGATGGCGCCCACCTGCGAGGACTCCAGCCCTGCCTCACCGGTGATGGCACCCACGAGATCCGCCGGACGAATGCCCAAGCGCCGACCCGCGCCGATGTACAGCCGCGTGATGTCCCAGTCGGGGGACGTGCCGCGCTTCGAGGCGCCCTTCTCCGAGGGACGGGGCCGGTCCGCGGAAGGCTCCGCCGACCCCCGCCGCTCGGGAGGCGCTCCCCGGGGGGGCCGTTCGGTCTTGCTCCGCTTCTCGGAGGGCGGGGCCATGACGGGAATCTCCTCCTCGGCCTGGGCGTGTCCCTCGTCCCGGGCCTCTTGAAGCAGCTTCACCGCGGCGGCGGCCACCTCCATGACATCGAACTCGGCGGCCAGCCCTTCCACCAACCCCCGGTAGGAGTCGAGCCCCCCCGCGACCAGCGCCTCCCGCAGCGAGGCGCGGGTGACTTCCAGGCGCTTGGCCTTCAAGTCCGCCACGGTGGGCACCGTAGCCACCTCGATGCGCTGGCCGGTGAGCTTCTCGATGTTGCGCAGCAACCGGTGCTCCCGGGGCTCCACGAGCGTGATGGCCACGCCCTCGCGGCCGGCCCGGCCCGTGCGGCCGATCCGGTGCACGTACGCCTCGGGCGCATTGGGCACATCGAAGTTCACGACGTGGGACAGCCGGCTGATGTCGAGCCCTCGCGCCGCCACGTCCGTGGCCACCAGCAGGTCCGCCGAGTGGGACTTCAACTGCTTGATGACCCGGTCCCGCTGCTCCTGGCTCATGCCTCCGTGGAGCGCGTGGGCCCGCCAGCCGTGGCCATTGAGCGAGATGGTCAGCTCGTCCACCTCGGTGCGGGTGCGGCAGAAGACGATGGCCGCCGTGGGCGCCTCCACATCGAGCACCCGGCTCAGCGTGGCCACCTTGAAGGCCCTCGGGACGATGTAGGCCGTCTGCCGCACGCGCGGCAGCTCGCCCGACTCCACCTTCTCCCGGGCGATGCGCACGCGCACCGGCTCGCGCAGGTGGCGCTCGGCGATGCTGGCGATGCGCGGGGGCAGCGTCGCGGAGAAGAGCGCGGTCTGCCGCTTCTCGGGCGTGGAGGACAGGATGGCCTCGAGATCCTCGGCGAAGCCCATGTCGAGCATCTCGTCCGCCTCGTCGAGCACGACGACGCGCACCTGCTCCAGCTTGAGCGTCTTGCGCTGGAGGTGATCCAACGCCCGGCCCGGCGTGGCCACCACCACGTCCACCCCCCGCTTGAGGGCCCGAAGCTGCTGGCTGATCACCTGTCCGCCGTAGAGCGGCACCACGCTGATGCCGAGCTTCTGGCCATAGCGGTGGATGGCCTCGGCCACCTGCATGGCCAGCTCTCGCGTGGGCACGAGGACGAGCGCGGAGGTGGTGAACGGCGCGTGGGCGCCCGGGGTGATGCGCTGAAGGAGCGGAAGGGAGAAGGCCGCCGTCTTTCCCGTTCCCGTCGCGGCGATTCCCAGCAGGTCCTTGCCCTCGAGCAGAGGGGGAAGGGCGGCGCGCTGGATGGGCGTGGGCTCCTCGTACCCCAGCGCGCTGAGCGCCTCGACGAGGGGGGGCAAAAGGCCCAGCGACTCAAAAGTGTTATCGGCGGAGGTTTCTTTCACAGTGGACGGGCTTGTAGCACCGTCGATGCCTCCTGGGGATGAAGTCGCGCCCCCTTCGCTCCCCCTCCCGCCTCGCCATCCTCTCCGGGGGCGAGATACTGTTGGAAACCGTCCCTTCGAAACGGTCCCCATGTCTCGCATCTACCTCGTCCGCCACGGCCAGGCCTCCTTCGGAAGCGACTCCTACGACCGGCTCTCTCCCCTGGGGGAACGCCAATCGGTCCTGCTGGGCCAGCACCTGCGGCGCATCGGGTTCCATGCCGAGACATGGCTCAGCGGCTCCCTGGCCCGGCAGCGCTCCACGCTCACCGCCCTGCTCCAGGGGATGGAAGCGGCCTCCGCCACGGACTTCCACGAGGGGTTCAACGAGTATGACCACGAGGCCATCCTCGGCGCCTACCTGCCCCGGGTGATGGCGGACCGGGGGCTCACGCCCCAGGAGCTGAGTCCCCTGCTCGGAGACAACCGCTTGTTTCAAGCCGTCTTCGTCCAGGTGATGCGGCACTGGATCGAGGGCACCCCGCACGAGCGGCCCCCCTTCGAAACGTGGAAAGCCTTCCAGGCCCGTATCCACGCCAGCCTGGAACGACTGGCCCGCTCCGGCCAGGAGCGCATCGTCGTGGTCAGCTCGGGCGGCCCCATCTCGCTCGCCGTGCAGGCCGCCCTCGACTTGTCCCTCGAGAAGACCCTCGCCCTCAACTGGAGCATCTACAACGCCTCGGTCACCGAACTGAGGGTGAGACAAGGCGCGCTGGCGCTGGCGGGCTTCAACAACGTGACCCACCTGCAGCTCGCCGGGGAGGAGGGGCTGCTCACGTACCGCTGAGCACCCCCACCCGCCCTCAGGACCGAAGCCGCGCCGCCTGGAGCGCCTCGGTCACCCCCTGCGCGAGCCTCGAGATGTGCTGGTGATCCTGGCTTTGGAACACGCGCAGCTCGCTTCGCCGCGTCCGCAGCACCAGCCAGTATTGATCCTGGGCGAGGAGCAACCCCGCGATGGAGCCGAAGGCCACCACCCCCAGGCAGCCCAGGGCCGCCCCGTAGACGCCCTGTCCGGGCGCATCCGAAGCGACCATGGCGGTCATGATCGCCGGCAGCCCCAGCACCATGCTCACGCCCAGGAGCACCAGGAGCGGAATCACCCGGGGGGCGCGGTGGATGGCCTCCACGCGCAGCACCTCCCCCAAAGGCCAGGCGCGACCTCCCGCCACGAGCCGCTGGGTCGTCACGAGCACCCCATCCGCCTGGAACAGCGTGTTCTCCCCCGAAGGGGGCATGGGCTCACTCATGGCGCCTCCTCCGCTCCCGAAAGTCCCGAGCGCACCATGCGCAGCAGCTCCTCCATCGGCTGGCCGAGCGCGAAGCACCCCTGAGCTCCGAGCTGGATCGCGAGCTGCACCAGCCGCCCATCGGCGAAGGGCACCAGCACGAAGACCGGCGCCGTGCCGGCGGCCTCCCGGGCACGCTGCAAGGCCCCCAGGATGCTGTCGCCCCGCTGCACCATCACCAGCACCGCTCCCGTGGCCTGGGGGTTCGCCTCCTCCGTCATCACAGTAATGCCCACCTCTCCCAAGACATCCGACACGAGGGAGGCAAGCGACGCGTCGGCGCCCAGCAGCAGCACCCGGGCGGTGCGAGAACACGCCTCCTCCCGCGCGCTCGGAGCCTCCGCGCAAGGATCAGCGCACATCCATCCGTGCCTGGGCCACCGAGACGTTGAACTCGCTGCGGCGGTTGCGGGACCAGACCTCTTCCCCACTCCCCAGGACCGCCGGGCTCTCTTCGCCGTAGGACACCACCGAGACGCTGCCGGGCCCCACGCCGAGCTTCACCAGGTAGTCCTTGGCCATCGCGGCCCGCCGCTGCCCGAGCATCAGGTTGTACTCCGTCGTTCCCAGCTCGCAGGTGTGCCCGGAGATCGTCACCCGGGCCCCCGGCCGCTGCCGCAGCGCCTCGGCGAGCTGGTCGAGCGTCTCCCGCGACTCGGGCCGCAGCGTGGTGGAGTCGAGTTCGTAATAGATGGGTCCGAACGCCAGCGACGACCGTCCAGCGTCCTCATCCGACTCGGCCGGTTTCTCCGCCACCGGGGCCGGAGGCGGCCGAGGCGATGCGGCGCCCGGCAGGCCCTCATGGGAGACGGTGGCCGCGGACTTCGTGGCACAGGCACTCGCGCTGAGCGCGATCAGGATCCAAGGAAGCAGGGAAGAGCGCATGCGTCCCTCTCAAGCAACCCCCATGCCCGCCTCTGCTTCCTCGGAAGGCCTCGCCCAGGCGCTCCCGCTCCGAGGTATCCCGCCAGCCTATCGTGGCGGATTGCCACTTCCCTTCTCGCGATCCCGGCGGTGGATGGTCGAGACGTCGATGCCGAGCAGCTCCGCCGCGCGCGTCTTGTTGCCGCCACAGCGGGCCACCACCCAGGTGATGTACTCGCCCTCCAGCCGACGCAGTGGCCACAAGGCCTCCTGTGCCAGGACGAGCGGGTGCGCCTCGGGCTCCACCTCGGGCGCGTGCAGCTTGAGGTCCGCCAGCTCCACCGTCTCCCGGGGCACGAGCACCACCAGCCGCTCCACCAGGTTCTCCAACTCGCGGACATTGCCCGGCCAGGGCATCCCCCCCAGCGCGGCAATCACTTCCGGAGAGAAGCCCGTCACCTTCGAGCGGGGGTTGCGCCCCCGGGCCCGGGCGATGAAGTGCTCCACCAGCATCGGAATGTCTTCGCGCCGCTCGCGCAGGGAGGGCAGTCGCAGCGTGACGACGTTGAGGCGGTAGAAGAGATCCGCCCGGAATCGGCCCTCGCGGACCCGGGCCTCCAGCTCCTGGTGCGTGGCGGCCACGATGCGCACGTCCACCGTGCGGCTGGCGTCCGCGCCCACCGCCCGGACCTCCCCATCCTCCAGCACCCGGAGCAGCTTGGCCTGGAGCTCGGCCGGCATGTCTCCAATCTCGTCCAGGAAGAGCGTCCCCTTGTCGGCCTCGACGAAGAGGCCGCGCCGGGCCGTCGTCGCCCCCGTGAAGGCGCCCTTCACGTGGCCAAACAGCTCGCTCTCCAACAGGGCCGGCGGGAGCGCCGTGCAGTTGACCGCGACGAAGGGCTCGGAGGCCCGCTCCCCCTCGGAGTGCAGCGCCCGCGCCACCAGCTCCTTGCCGCAGCCACTCTCGCCTCGAATCAGCACGGAGGCCCCCGAGTGGGCCACGCGCTCGACCAACTCATACAGGCTGCGCATGGGGGCGCTGTGGCCCACCAGGGCGCCCAGCCCGCTGCGCCCCGCCACCTGGCGCAGGGTGCGGTTCTCCACGCGCAGCCGCCGGTCCTCCAACGCCCGGCGCAGGTAGATGAGCACCTCGTCCAGCCGGAAGGGCTTGGTGAAGTAGTGCCAGGCGCCCCGCTTCATCGCCTCCACGGCGTTCTCGACGCCCCCGAAGGCCGTCATCAGCAGCACGGGCACCTCGGGATCCACCGCCTGCACGGCGGCCAGCACATCGAAGCCGTCCACCTCCTCCATCCGCAGATCGCTCAGCACCGCGTCGAACGGGCGCGAGCGGACCCGCTGGATGGCCTCCGCCCCGCTGGTGGCCAGCTCCACCCCATAGCCTTCATCCGTGAGGGGCTCCTGCAACATCCGCCCCATCTCCAAATGATCATCCACCACCAGGATGCGTGCCTGGGTTGACATGCCGCTCCTCCCCAATCGCCGACCCGGCCACGGGCCACAGCAAGGTGAAACAAGTTCCATGGCCCGGCTCGCTCTCCAGCTCCACCCGGCCCCCATGGTTGCGGACAATCTGGGCGACGATGGCCAGACCGAGCCCCGTGCCCTGCCCACGCTTCTTCGTCGTGAAGAACGGATCGAACACCTGGTTGCGGCTCTCCACGGGGATGCCACACCCATCGTCCCGCACGGAGAGCGTCACGAAGCCCCACGCCCCCACCGAGGAGCCATCCGGAGCCGTGGCGGCCAGGTGCACCTTCCCCCCGGCGCTGCACGCATCGCACGCGTTGAGGACAAGGTTCACGAGCACCTGCTGGAGCTGATCGGGATCCGCGGCCAGCAGGGGCAACCCCTCGGGCAGATCCAGCGCGAGCCCCACCTGCCGCCGCTCCGCCTCCAGGTGCAGCAGCTCGTAGACGTCGCGCAAGAGCGTGCTCAGGGCCACGGGCCGCGCCACCGCCGGTTGCAGGCGCGAGAAGTCCAGGAGCTGGCGGATGGTCCGGCTCACCTGATCGATCTGATCGATGATGACGCCCACGCCCGCCGCCTGCGGATGGACCGGACCCAGCTTGCCGAGCACGTACTCGGCGCGGCCCCGCACCACCCCCAGCGGCGTGCCGATCTCGTGGGCGATGCCCGCGGCGAGCACCCCCACGGTGGCGAGCTTCTCGGCGCGCAGCAGTTGGGTCTCCAGGGCCCGGACGCTGCTCAGGTCCTCGATGACCAGCAAGGTCCGCACTTCGGGATCCCTCGCCTCGAGCGGCACGGCGTGGATGTTGTACTGCCCCTCCTCGCCGAACAGCGTGAGCGGCTCGCCCAGCAGGCTGCGCACCCGGGACTCGCCCGCCGCGGCCTCCACGAGCGCGCCCAGCCGGGCCACCACCGGCTCCGGGGCCTGGGGAAACGTGGAGGCCAGCGGGGAGCCAATGGCGCTGGGGGGCAGCCGGGTCCGCAGGGGCTGATTCACCGCGCTGACCCGGCCCTCGGCGGTGAGCGCCAGCACCCCGGTCGGGATGTGATCGAGGATCTTCTGGGTCTTGTCATGCAGGTGCGCGAGCCGGTCCGCGTGCCGGCGGCTCTCCCGCAGGGCCACCGCGCGGCGCTGGGCCACCATGACGTAGACGCCAAAGGCGACCAGGAAGAGCGCGACCAGCAGGGCCGCGAGCGACAGCCGCAGCACGAGTCCCCGCTCATGCGAGCGCAACGCGGCCGTGGACACCAAGGTGGCGGCCGACCAGTGGCTTCCTCCTTTGAGGGGGATGGGCGTGAAGGCCGCCACCGCATCCGCGGAGCCCAGCCCCAACCGGGAGGCCTCCTGTTCCCCCAACAGGAGCGTGCCCTGCTCCCCCTTCCTCATTTTCTCAGCAAGTGAGGCGTACAGGGGCATGCGCCCGGTGTCTCCGGGCACCCGCTGGTACCAGTCCGCCAGCACGGCATCACTCGCAGGGCTGGGGCGGCCATGGGCGCCGATGAGCAGCAAGCGCGCCTCGGAATCCGAGGTGACGATCCGCAAGGGCAGGAAGAAGGACTCCATGTCCACCAGCACCGCCACCACGCCCCCCGGCCCGCCTTCGTCCTGGGGAATGGCGGTGGCCAGGATGCGAAGCCACGGGCCGTCGGCCTCCCCGAGCGGCGGAGAGCTGGTGATGTCCCCTGGCGGACTGCGCAGCGCCAGGGGCACCAGCTCCGCCATCCGGGGAAAGAGCGCCCCCTGGGCCACCCGGGGATCCGCGCGGCGATCCACCAACCGGAGCCGCTCCGTGCCTTGTTCGTCGTAGACCGCGATGGCCTTGAACTGCCCCACGACTTCCAGCAGCGCTCTCAACTCCCGGCGGTGCTCCTCCAGGGGGCCGGGCTGGGAAAGCAGCTCTCCCGCGAAGCTCAGGTCCTCGCCAATCTGCTCCAGCGAGTCCGTCACCCCCCGCGTCGCCTCGGTCAGTTGCGCCTGCCGATCCACAGTGAATTGCCGCACCAATTCGGCGCGGTTATGCCGGATGACCGTGAGGACGCCCGCTCCCACGCTCGCCAGCGCCACGCACAACAGGAGAATGGGAACCAGCGTGTGGCGCATGGCGGCAAGCCCAGTCCTTAGCAACCTGCGTACCCGGACGCTCCCGGACGGAAGCACGCCCTCGCCCTCTCTTGGCCCCTGGCAGTTTGCCACACCGTCCCTGGCATTCCGCCAGGGACGGCGGCCGCATCTTTTTGCCACCCGTAAAACATCCTTCATTCTCCCCCAATGCGGATTGCCATCATCGCGACCTACACCCACCCCACACGACGGCGCGTCAAAGAGCCGTCCATCATGCAATCGGCCGTGCCGGAGCTCATCGCGGGCCTGTGTCCCAGCCACGCGGAGATCGAGATCTTCAACGAGAAGGAACAGGACATCCCGCTCGACCGGCATTGGGATCTCGTCTTCTTCTCCTATCTGCACTCCTACTACGAGCACACGAAGGTGCTCTCCACGCTCTTCCGCCAGCGCGGCATGGTGACGGTGGCAGGAGGCCGCCACGCGGGCCACTTCGCCGAGGACGCGGCGAACTACTTCGACGCCATCGTCACCGGCGAGCCCGAGCCGAACGTCCCCGCCCTCATCCAGGACTTCGAGAAGGGGCAACTCCAGAAGCGCTACAGCCTGGCCTCCTCAGGCCCCGAGGCCATTCAGCCGTACCGGTATGATCTCCTCGACTTCAAGAACAACCGGGTGCGGCTCGCGGGCATCGAGGCCTCGCGCGGATGCCCCTTCCGGTGCAACTTCTGCGTGCTCACGGGCCACGAGCGCTACCGCTACCGGTCCATCCCCCGGGTCATCGAGGAGATCCGCACGAAGATGACCTGGAACAAGAACTTCTTCGGGGCGATGGACAACGTGTTCGTCTTCCTGGACAACAACCTGGGCGGCTCGCCCAAGTACCTGCGCGAGCTGTGCGAGGCGCTCATCCCCCTGAAGAAGATCTGGGGCTGCGCGCTCACCTTCAACATCCTCAAGGACGACTCGCTCGTGAAGCTGATGGCCCAGGCCGGGTGCCGCTACATCTATACCGGCATGGAGTCGCTCAACCCGGAGTCGATCAAGGCCATGAACAAGGGCCAGAACAAGCTGAGCGAGGTGGACGAGGTCATCCGGCGCACCTTCTCCCATGGCATCGTCCTGTCGTTCGGCCTCATCGTCGGCTCGGACGGAGACACCAACGAGTACCTGGAGAAGCTCCCCGAGTACCTGTCGGACCTGAAGTACTTCGCGGTGACGTTCCTGGGCATCGTCTGCCCCTACCCGGAGACGCCCTTCTTCCGGGAAGTGCAGTCCGAAGGCCGCTTGCTGCCGGGCACCATCAGCCGGGACTATGACGGCTACACGCTGTGCCACCGGCCGAAGAACCTCCACCCCTCCGAGGTGGTGGAGCACTTCACCCGGCTGTGCGGCACGCTGGGCACGCTGCCCAATATCCTCCGGCACTATGGGGCGTGGCTGATGCGCAGCGACATGCCGCGCTACCGCAGCACCCTGTTCTTCTCGGGGCCGGAGATCCTCAGCATCCGCAACCCGGTGAAGAACAAGGAGCGCCGCTACATCGCCGGCATGGATCCCCTCGAGGACTGGGATGCCCAGCAGATGAAGACCCTGGGCCTCCTGCCGCAGCGGCTCAGCTGAGCGTTCCGTGGAGGCCGGGGTTGCCTGCCGAGGACAGGAGCAGGCAAGCCCTCGTTGCTGAATCAGGGAGAGGACCACGGCATGGCGGACTACAACCGCGACGTGGACAAGCTCCACGGCTCCGCGCGCACCTTCGCGCGCCAGCAGCTGTTGCCGGCCCAGAAGCATACGCATGACCGGATCAGCCGTCTGAAGCACAACCCGAACCTGCACTGATGAAGGCCCTGGGCCTACTGCCGCAGTGGCTCAGCAGAGCGCTCCGTGGAGGCGGGCAGCGCCGCACGGGGCCGGGGCAGGCTTGGCGGACCTGCCGCCTCCAGGCGTTCCACCCGCCGCAGCTCGGCTTTGGCCCCGACGGCCTGGAAGATCTCCCGGGAGCGCGCGAGCAGCTCCGCGCGGCGGTGCGGCAGGGCCACCGCCGCGTCGAAGTACGCCACGCCCAGCTCCCACTTGTTGGGGCCGCCCTCTAGCAGGGCGAAGGCCCGCTGGAACTCGGGCTCGGCGGCGGCCACGCCCTTGCGCAGCCGCAGCGCGCGGGCCGTCACCCGCTGGGCGGGGCCCCGCATATAAGGATACAGCCGCGAGAGGGCCCGCGCCTTGAAGCCGCCCAGCCGGACGATGCGTAGCAGCTTCGAGCGGGGAACCGACGTGGCCCCCTCCTCCAGGGCGAAGAGCGCCGCCTCCACCGCGTCCACCAGGCCAATCTGTAGGAACGGCACGAGCACCTGGTAGCGCCAGACGGTGTCAAAGGCCCGGACGGCCATCTGGGCCGACTCCTCCACCATGTGCTCGCGCACGGCCAGTTGGGCCAGGTGGTTGAGGCAGGCGCACTGGTTGGCCAGGTCCTTCACCTCGATGCTGATGCGCAGCCCCGTCTCCATCTCCGCGCTCAAGGCCCCCACGTCGTCCTCGCCGCGCAGGTACCGGCAGAAGGGCACCCAGGAGTGGGCCCACCCCTGGTGCATGAGCGCGTTCAGCTCCAGCCCCAGCTCCCCCATCTGCCGGAAGACCTGCTCGGCGGTCTCGAAGCGCGAGGCGAGGAAGTGGCTGGTGGCCAGAATCATCATCGCGGTCTGCACCTCCCACCGCTCGCCCACCTGCCGCAGCACGCCCACGGCCTCTTCCTGGAGCTTCACCGCCTCGTCCAGCTCGTTGCGGAAGAGCGCGTTGGTGCCCACCCGGCTGAGCGCGATGCCCTCGGCCACCGCGTCGCGCGACTGCCGCCCATGCTCCAGGGCCCGATCCAGGTAGCGCGTGGAGCGCCCCAGCAACCCGGCGCCAAAGAGCATGGTGCCGTAGTAGCCACTGGCCTGGCTGAGCCCGTAGTCCGAATGCAGGCGCTCGGCCATGTTGATGGCCACCAGCGTCGCCCAGGACAGCTTCGCCAGGTCCGCGAAGTAGTAGATGCGGATGAGCGAGATGAGCGTGTTGAGCTGCTTGATGTAGAGCGGCAGGCGCTGCTGCGGCACGGGCCGGATGAGCCACGGGAAGGCCTGACTGAGCACGTGCATGCTGAACTGCGCCCCGGTGCGCAGCGCCAACCCCACCCGGGTGTGCGGAGCGCCCTTGCCCAGCAGCTTCAGCGCGTGCTCCAGCTCCGGGATGGCCCGGCTCGAGTCGCCCTTCTCCTGGAAGGCCCGCCCCAGCCCGATGTGGATGTCCGCGCGGCGGTCATCCCGCGTCTCGTCGAACAGGCACTGCTCGAACATCTGGATGGCGGAGGCGTACTGGCCCGCCTGGAGCAGCGTCTCGGCCAGCTCCAGCATGATCTGCCGCGTGTGCTGGAGGATGTCGTCCCGCTCGGCAGTCTCGGTGGTGAAGAACAGGTCCAGCGCGCGGTTGTAGTGGTGGATGGCCTCCTCGTTCGCGTACTGCCGCTTGGCGGAGCGCGCGGCCACGAGCGTGTACTCCAGCCCCTTCGTCTCGTCGTTCCCCGCCAGGTAGTGGTAGGCGAGGATGCCCGCGGGCTTGACGGGGTTGTCCGCGGCCTTCTGTTCCAGGAACCGCGCCAGCCGCTGGTGGAGATCCTCCCGCTGCCGGACGAGCAGCGTGTTGTACGCCACATCGCGGATGACGATGTGCTTGAAGAGACAGGTGTACGGCTCCTCCACCTCCAGGAGCACCATCCCCAGGTGGGTCAGCGCCTTCATCGCCCGCTTCGCCTCTTCCAGATCGATGGCGTTGGGCAGCAGCGCGTGCACGGCATCCAGCGAGAAGACGCGGCCGATGACGGAGGCCACCTTCACGATGAGCCGCTCCATGTCCGGCAGCAGATCGATGCGGTTGAGCACCACGTCCTGGATGGAGTCCGGAATCCGGATGTCCTGGAGGCCGCGGCGCAGCACCCGATGGCCATCCGAGTCCGCTTCCAGGTGCCCCTGCTCCACCAGCCCCTCCACCAGGGACTCGATGAAGAACGGGTTGCCCTGGACTTTGACCTGCAACAAGTCCTCCAGCGCGGTGTTGGGCGGATCCAGCTTCAGGTGGAGCCGCAGCAGCTCGCGCGTGTCCTCCTCGCTCAGGTGGGACAGATCCACCCGGCTCAGGGTGTCCAGCGAGTGCAACGAGCGCAGCGCCTCGCCCGGCCGCATCGTGATGAGCACCGTGAGGCGCAAGGGCCCCAACCGGGTGGCCACGTACTCGATGAGATCCAGCGAGATGCGGTCCGCCCAGTGCAAATCCTCGAAGAACAGCAGGAGCGGGATGAGCTGCGTCCGCTTGTCCAGCAGTTGGTGGACGATGTGGAAGACCTGCTGGTTCTTCTGCCGCGCGTCCAGCGCGGCCGTCCGCTCATCCTCCGGCACGGACAGACCCATGATGCCCGCCAGCACCGGCACCCACTCGGGCCCCACGCCCTCCAGCCCCTCGAACTCGCGCTGGAGATGCACCAGTTGCTCCGCGGGCTCGTCCGACTCGTGGATCTGCAAGAGCTGGAGCAGCACCTCCTTCCAGGGGAAGAAGGGGGTGAACATCTCGTACGA encodes the following:
- a CDS encoding GHMP family kinase ATP-binding protein → MVETRSAMAMAPVTCGELVQGFLGGRDFLITSPIELHSKVSIKLSPEWEDVRVESDRNYGKTSKAVSLLLRTLGAKHLGARMWVDSPVPRSKGLASSTADLAAALHACADALGQTLPPHLVARIAADIEPSDALFYPGSVIYDHIRGEVLEFLGSPPPLAFVIIDTGGEVDTLGFDRERARAHARASQAQMLRAVDLVRQGFRRQVPVLVAEGATLSARLHQEVLHKPWLEELLRATRELGVLGVNCGHSGTVLGLMFDPTRHEGTAIAQRAEEITGPGRLLGIHRLISGGTRLVRCSREGLSRPQELSLDTMGEPLTRIPVQGGVALEYEQGPERRRVFVLPDGNQSVNPPELLEGLIEVHPPPVLREGDTWEMTVSKLSEADGGVQYLPRASVPGVSPVPRLLPKALFEAAFALQGDVYVRRVRIVRLGAGQVTYEAQDGSLTVLAVPLFLSAFQRVVLSEASNNNVVSLPGVQDRRPPGDRT
- a CDS encoding DEAD/DEAH box helicase, whose translation is MGLLPPLVEALSALGYEEPTPIQRAALPPLLEGKDLLGIAATGTGKTAAFSLPLLQRITPGAHAPFTTSALVLVPTRELAMQVAEAIHRYGQKLGISVVPLYGGQVISQQLRALKRGVDVVVATPGRALDHLQRKTLKLEQVRVVVLDEADEMLDMGFAEDLEAILSSTPEKRQTALFSATLPPRIASIAERHLREPVRVRIAREKVESGELPRVRQTAYIVPRAFKVATLSRVLDVEAPTAAIVFCRTRTEVDELTISLNGHGWRAHALHGGMSQEQRDRVIKQLKSHSADLLVATDVAARGLDISRLSHVVNFDVPNAPEAYVHRIGRTGRAGREGVAITLVEPREHRLLRNIEKLTGQRIEVATVPTVADLKAKRLEVTRASLREALVAGGLDSYRGLVEGLAAEFDVMEVAAAAVKLLQEARDEGHAQAEEEIPVMAPPSEKRSKTERPPRGAPPERRGSAEPSADRPRPSEKGASKRGTSPDWDITRLYIGAGRRLGIRPADLVGAITGEAGLESSQVGAIQIADTFSLVEVPEPFANQIVTALRQATLRGRKVTVRRDRG
- a CDS encoding histidine phosphatase family protein; its protein translation is MSRIYLVRHGQASFGSDSYDRLSPLGERQSVLLGQHLRRIGFHAETWLSGSLARQRSTLTALLQGMEAASATDFHEGFNEYDHEAILGAYLPRVMADRGLTPQELSPLLGDNRLFQAVFVQVMRHWIEGTPHERPPFETWKAFQARIHASLERLARSGQERIVVVSSGGPISLAVQAALDLSLEKTLALNWSIYNASVTELRVRQGALALAGFNNVTHLQLAGEEGLLTYR
- a CDS encoding DUF6232 family protein, giving the protein MSEPMPPSGENTLFQADGVLVTTQRLVAGGRAWPLGEVLRVEAIHRAPRVIPLLVLLGVSMVLGLPAIMTAMVASDAPGQGVYGAALGCLGVVAFGSIAGLLLAQDQYWLVLRTRRSELRVFQSQDHQHISRLAQGVTEALQAARLRS
- a CDS encoding transcriptional regulator — translated: MCADPCAEAPSAREEACSRTARVLLLGADASLASLVSDVLGEVGITVMTEEANPQATGAVLVMVQRGDSILGALQRAREAAGTAPVFVLVPFADGRLVQLAIQLGAQGCFALGQPMEELLRMVRSGLSGAEEAP
- a CDS encoding OmpA family protein, which produces MRSSLLPWILIALSASACATKSAATVSHEGLPGAASPRPPPAPVAEKPAESDEDAGRSSLAFGPIYYELDSTTLRPESRETLDQLAEALRQRPGARVTISGHTCELGTTEYNLMLGQRRAAMAKDYLVKLGVGPGSVSVVSYGEESPAVLGSGEEVWSRNRRSEFNVSVAQARMDVR
- a CDS encoding sigma-54-dependent transcriptional regulator; protein product: MSTQARILVVDDHLEMGRMLQEPLTDEGYGVELATSGAEAIQRVRSRPFDAVLSDLRMEEVDGFDVLAAVQAVDPEVPVLLMTAFGGVENAVEAMKRGAWHYFTKPFRLDEVLIYLRRALEDRRLRVENRTLRQVAGRSGLGALVGHSAPMRSLYELVERVAHSGASVLIRGESGCGKELVARALHSEGERASEPFVAVNCTALPPALLESELFGHVKGAFTGATTARRGLFVEADKGTLFLDEIGDMPAELQAKLLRVLEDGEVRAVGADASRTVDVRIVAATHQELEARVREGRFRADLFYRLNVVTLRLPSLRERREDIPMLVEHFIARARGRNPRSKVTGFSPEVIAALGGMPWPGNVRELENLVERLVVLVPRETVELADLKLHAPEVEPEAHPLVLAQEALWPLRRLEGEYITWVVARCGGNKTRAAELLGIDVSTIHRRDREKGSGNPPR